The following are encoded together in the Tripterygium wilfordii isolate XIE 37 chromosome 3, ASM1340144v1, whole genome shotgun sequence genome:
- the LOC119985524 gene encoding leucine--tRNA ligase, cytoplasmic gives MAATEGGGRSFARRDKLLEIEAKVTSWWEEKDVFRAEPGEKAPEPDEKFFGNFPFPYMNGFLHLGHAFSLSKLEFAAAFHRLRGANVLLPFGFHCTGMPIKASADKLTREIKQFGNPPVFPGKAEEEVDVPAEPQDANEDAPAVLDKFRGKKSKVASKSGGQVFQWEIMRSFGLSDREISKFQNPYEWLQFFPPLAVEDLKAFGLGCDWRRSFVTTDMNPYFDSFVRWQMRKLQSMGKIIKDVRYTIYSPLDGQPCADHDRASGEGVQPQDYTLIKMEVLPPFPPKLGPLEGRRVYLAAATLRPETMYGQTNAWVLPDGKYGAFEINETDVFILSERAALNLAYQNFSRIPQKPTCLIELTGYDLIGLPLKSPLSFMEVIYALPMLTILTDKGTGIVTSVPSDAPDDYMALSDLKAKPAFRAKYGVKDEWVSVDILPIINIPEFGDKAAEKVCKDLKIKSQNEKEKLAEAKRLTYLKGFTDGVMLVGEFAGRKVQEAKPLLRSKLLETGEAIMYSEPEKRVMSRSGDECVVALTDQWYIIYGESEWKKLAEECFSSMNLYSDETRHGFEHTLSWLNQWACSRSFGLGTRIPWDPQFLVESLSDSTIYMAYYTVAHILHDEDMYGNGDHVVKPDQMTDEVWDHLFCGGPYPEASDIPSSILDRMKREFEYWYPFDLRVSGKDLIQNHLTFCIYNHTAIMSKHHWPRGFRCNGHIMLNSEKMSKSTGNFRTIRQAIEEFSADATRFSLADAGDGVDDANFVFETANSAILRLTKEIAWMEEVLAAESSLRTGSPTTFADRVFENEINIAIKMTEQHYRDCMFREALKTGFYDLQAARDLYRSSCGSGGMNRELVWHFMDVQTRLITPICPHYAEYVWQELLKKDGFVIKAGWPMAGAPDLTLKSANEYLQETIVLIRKLYQKQVLGSKKANKKGVEEKKIGGDKKFIALIYVNEQYDGWEAECLKILQSKFDGKNCTFASFAEIMEALQKSTLGQASDFKKAQNKYMPFLRHKMSIAIKIGVHALDLKQPFGEIEVLQENLDFIKRQIGLEDLEILSATDPDARDKAGCLVSLLDKNGPSPGEPTAIFLTRD, from the exons ATGGCAGCAACAGAGGGTGGTGGTAGAAGTTTTGCCAGGAGAGACAAACTCTTGGAGATAGAGGCGAAAGTTACGAGTTGGTGGGAGGAGAAGGATGTATTCAGGGCTGAGCCAGGTGAAAAGGCCCCTGAACCCGATGAGAAGTTTTTCGGGAACTTCCCATTCCCATACATGAATGGGTTCCTTCATTTGGGGCATGCCTTCTCCCTGTCAAAGCTCGAGTTCGCTGCTGCCTTCCACCGATTGAGAGGTGCCAACGTCCTTCTTCCATTTGGTTTCCACTGTACTGGGATGCCCATTAAGGCTTCTGCAGACAAACTCACACGGGAGATCAAACAATTTGGAAACCCGCCAGTGTTTCCTGGAAAAGCGGAGGAGGAAGTGGATGTACCAGCAGAGCCTCAGGATGCAAATGAAGATGCTCCAGCAGTGTTAGATAAATTTAGGGGGAAGAAGTCCAAGGTGGCATCTAAATCGGGTGGTCAGGTCTTCCAGTGGGAAATTATGCGCAGTTTTGGACTTTCTGATAGGGAAATATCGAAGTTCCAGAATCCGTACGAGTGGTTGCAGTTTTTCCCACCATTGGCTGTGGAGGATCTGAAGGCCTTTGGATTGGGCTGCGACTGGAGGAGGTCCTTTGTGACTACTGATATGAATCCATATTTTGATTCATTTGTCAGATGGCAAATGAGGAAATTGCAGTCTATGGGTAAAATTATAAAGGACGTTAGATACACTATATATTCTCCCTTAGATGGCCAGCCATGTGCCGATCATGATAGGGCCTCTGGGGAAGGTGTGCAGCCACAGGATTACACCCTTATCAAGATGGAGGTGTTACCTCCTTTTCCACCTAAGTTAGGACCTTTGGAGGGAAGGAGAGTGTATTTGGCTGCTGCAACGCTTAGGCCTGAAACAATGTATGGGCAAACAAATGCATGGGTGTTACCAGATGGGAAATATGGAGCTTTTGAAATCAATGAAACTGATGTATTTATTCTCTCTGAGAGAGCAGCACTTAATCTTGCATACCAGAATTTCTCCAGGATACCACAGAAACCTACTTGCTTGATTGAACTGACTGGTTACGATCTGATTGGTCTTCCCTTGAAGTCCCCTCTTTCATTCATGGAGGTGATATATGCTCTTCCGATGTTGACTATTCTTACTGATAAAGGTACTGGCATTGTGACCAGTGTACCTAGTGATGCTCCTGACGATTATATGGCCTTGAGCGACTTGAAAGCAAAACCAGCTTTTCGCGCTAAATATGGTGTTAAGGATGAATGGGTTTCTGTTGATATTCTGCCCATCATAAACATTCCAGAATTTGGAGACAAGGCTGCTGAAAAGGTTTGCAAAGAtttgaaaattaagagtcaGAATGAGAAAGAGAAGCTTGCAGAAGCAAAGAGGTTGACATACCTGAAAGGTTTTACTGATGGAGTAATGCTCGTCGGAGAATTCGCAGGGAGGAAAGTCCAGGAAGCAAAGCCTTTATTAAGGAGCAAGTTACTTGAGACAGGCGAGGCAATCATGTATAGTGAGCCTGAGAAGCGGGTGATGTCAAGATCTGGTGATGAATGTGTTGTTGCCCTCACTGATCAGTGGTATATCATATATGGGGAATCAGAATGGAAGAAGCTGGCGGAGGAATGCTTTTCCAGCATGAACCTCTATTCCGATGAAACACGACATGGCTTTGAGCACACTTTGAGCTGGCTAAATCAGTGGGCTTGCTCACGATCTTTTGGGCTTGGGACTCGTATTCCTTGGGATCCCCAGTTCCTTGTGGAGTCATTATCTGATTCCACTATTTACATGGCTTATTACACCGTTGCTCACATATTACACGATGAGGACATGTATGGTAATGGAGACCATGTTGTAAAGCCTGATCAAATGACTGACGAGGTTTGGGATCATCTCTTCTGTGGTGGGCCATATCCTGAAGCATCTGATATCCCTTCATCCATCCTGGATAGGATGAAGCGGGAGTTTGAATACTGGTACCCATTTGATCTTCGAGTATCTGGAAAAGACCTGATACAGAACCATCTTACCTTCTGCATCTACAACCATACAGCGATTATGTCTAAGCACCACTGGCCTCGGGGGTTTAGGTGTAATGGGCAcataatgctcaattctgagaAGATGTCAAAGTCCACTGGAAATTTCAGGACTATTCGTCAGGCTATAGAGGAATTTTCTGCTGATGCAACACGATTCTCTTTGGCTGATGCAGGGGACGGTGTTGATGATGCAAATTTTGTATTTGAAACTGCTAATTCTGCTATTCTACGGCTTACTAAAGAGATTGCATGGATGGAAGAGGTGCTGGCTGCAGAATCATCTTTGAGAACAGGTTCCCCAACTACTTTTGCTGATCGGGTATTTGAAAATGAGATCAATATTGCTATCAAAATGACTGAGCAGCATTATCGGGACTGCATGTTTCGTGAGGCTCTCAAAACTGGCTTCTATGATCTTCAGGCTGCCAGGGATCTGTATAGGTCGTCATGTGGCAGTGGCGGCATGAACAGGGAGTTGGTGTGGCATTTCATGGATGTGCAGACACGTCTTATTACTCCAATTTGTCCACATTATGCGGAGTATGTTTGGCAGGAGCTTTTGAAGAAGGATGGCTTCGTGATCAAGGCAGGCTGGCCAATGGCAGGTGCTCCTGACCTAACCCTCAAGAGTGCCAATGAGTATTTGCAGGAAACAATTGTGTTGATTAGGAAGCTGTATCAGAAACAAGTTTTGGGTTCGAAGAAAGCCAACAAAAAGGGCGTCGAGGAAAAAAAGATAGGTGGAGACAAGAAGTTCATTGCATTGATATACGTCAATGAGCAATATGATGGATGGGAAGCAGAGTGCTTGAAGATACTTCAAAGCAAATTTGATGGTAAAAATTGTACATTTGCATCATTTGCAGAGATAATGGAGGCTTTGCAGAAGAGCACTCTTGGTCAGGCTTCTGATTTCAAGAAAGCCCAAAACAAGTATATGCCTTTCTTGAGGCACAAGATGAGCATAGCAATTAAAATAGGGGTTCATGCCTTGGATTTGAAACAGCCGTTTGGGGAGATTGAGGTTCTCCAGGAGAACTTGGACTTTATTAAGAGACAAATTGGTCTTGAAGATCTAGAAATATTGTCTGCTACTGACCCTGATGCGCGTGATAAGGCTGGTTGTTTAGTCTCACTGCTAGATAAAAATGGTCCATCTCCTGGAGAGCCAACTGCTATCTTCCTGACCAG GGACTGA
- the LOC119995605 gene encoding ethylene-responsive transcription factor ERF015, with amino-acid sequence MDRVPTSPPKEVRRGRPPGRYRGVRRREWGKWVSEIRVPKTGKRIWLGSYDAPEKAARAYDAARYCIHGECGPFNFPTERRPTLPEGFVHFFSKTEVKAIASDFALAHEAVSESDPIPDSVNLNVPSATGSADKIDQSASLTESDYGFIENLELDDFLMFDFEWLSDIS; translated from the coding sequence ATGGATAGAGTTCCAACCTCTCCTCCTAAAGAAGTCCGGCGGGGAAGACCTCCGGGACGTTATAGGGGTGTTCGGAGGAGGGAATGGGGTAAATGGGTTTCTGAAATAAGGGTCCCAAAGACTGGAAAAAGAATATGGTTAGGATCTTATGATGCCCCAGAGAAGGCAGCTCGAGCCTATGATGCTGCACGATACTGTATTCATGGTGAATGTGGTCCATTCAATTTTCCTACTGAACGGAGGCCAACTCTGCCAGagggttttgtgcatttcttttCCAAAACAGAAGTCAAGGCCATTGCAAGTGACTTTGCTTTAGCACATGAAGCAGTGTCAGAATCAGATCCGATTCCTGATTCAGTTAATTTAAATGTTCCGAGCGCCACAGGAAGTGCAGATAAGATTGATCAATCTGCTAGTCTAACAGAATCGGACTATGGTTTCATTGAAAATCTAGAGCTGGATGATTTCCTCATGTTTGACTTCGAATGGTTGAGTGATATATCCTAA
- the LOC119986104 gene encoding 30S ribosomal protein S17-like: MTKMAQTGNFRLICEFMSPFLISYAEHYYIRRIFGRIYVSNAKLRKAFSSFASLYSSTCGASSSSRCLLRALAFIQKKKPMKSVVGMVVSNKMQKSVVVAVDRLFHHKIYNRYVKRTSKFMAHDEKNECNIGDRVRLDPSRPLSKHKRWMVSEILKKARIYVPPAKERPANSESKSALPSS, translated from the exons ATGACAAAGATGGCCCAGACTGGTAATTTCAGGCTCATTTGTGAATTCATGAGCCCATTCTTAATTTCTTACGCGGAGCACTACTACATTCGCCGGATCTTCGGACGTATATATGTGTCGAATGCGAAACTACGAAAGGCGTTTTCCTCTTTCGCTAGTCTTTACAGCTCGACTTGCGGAGCGAGTTCATCTTCTCGTTGTCTTCTCCGTGCTTTG GCTTttattcaaaagaagaagccgATGAAGTCGGTGGTCGGAATGGTGGTGTCCAACAAGATGCAGAAGTCagtggtggtggcggtggaTAGGCTTTTCCACCACAAGATTTACAACCGCTATGTTAAGCGTACCTCCAAGTTCATGGCTCATGATGAGAAAAACGAATGCAATATTGGCGACAGA GTTAGATTGGATCCTTCCAGACCATTAAGCAAGCATAAGCGTTGGATGGTTTCTGAAATTTTGAAGAAAGCTCGGATCTACGTGCCTCCAGCTAAGGAGAGACCTGCTAATTCAGAAAGCAAGAGTGCACTACCATCTTCTTAA